A window from Purpureocillium takamizusanense chromosome 3, complete sequence encodes these proteins:
- a CDS encoding uncharacterized protein (COG:S~EggNog:ENOG503P62E) translates to MKDSNTVVQEFNEVVNMTAQELEQWLKSDDSQSAGWPKDDGGDDADGESVGHDSGRRIVEILESNPDKDPEKYTEDQVQHMRKVVSYCNRHLAQEEKANDEKSADEVKKTKSYASLKNWGHDPLKKRAGGGSKEDDGAEGTNGDQQAGDKRKAPADKGDEGNGEGPNKKRETEQGESANGGDEEDSGKKAEAKTNKDGDGDGESKAKANGESNKGSGDKSDGQKSNGSGGKGAENGPEVGETVSWNWGNGQPEGKVLDVKDEKTTITTKRGNEVSRDGDPEDPAVVLDTGKSKAIKSAHELND, encoded by the exons ATGAAGGACAGCAACACAGTCGTCCAAGAGTTCAACGAGGTCGTTAACATGACGGCccaggagctcgagcagTGGCTCAAGTCGGACGACTCGCAGAGCGCCGGGTGgcccaaggacgacggcggcgacgacgccgacggcgagtcgGTCGGGCACGACAGCGGGCGCCGGATCGTCGAGATTCTCGAGTCGAACCCGGACAAGGACCCCGAAAAGTACACCGAGGACCAGGTCCAGCACATGCGCAAGGTGGTGTCGTACTG CAATCGGCACCTCGCGCAGGAGGAAAAGGCAAACGACGAAAagtcggccgacgaggtcaaaAAGACCAAGTCGTACGCCTCGCTCAAGAACTGGGGCCACGATCCCCTCAAGAagcgcgccggcggtggctccaaggaggacgacggggccgagggGACCAACGGCGACCAGCAGGCGGGAGACAAGCGCAAGGCGCCCGCGGACAAGGGAGACGAGGGCAACGGCGAGGGCCCCAACAAGAAGCGCGAGACCGAGCAGGGCGAGtcggccaacggcggcgacgaggaggacagcggcaagaaggccgaggccaagaccaacaaggacggcgacggcgacggcgaatccaaggccaaggccaacggCGAGAGCAACAAGGGCTCTGGGGACAAGAGCGACGGCCAGAagagcaacggcagcggcggcaagggaGCCGAGAACGGCCCCGAGGTGGGCGAAACCGTGAGCTGGAACTGGGGCAACGGCCAGCCCGAGGGCAAGGTCCTGGACGTCAAGGACGAAAA GACGACCATCACGACCAAGCGCGGCAACGAGGTgtcccgcgacggcgaccccGAGGACCCGGCCGTGGTGCTGGACACGGGCAAGTCCAAGGCCATCAAGTCTGCGCACGAGCTCAACGACTAG
- a CDS encoding uncharacterized protein (COG:S~EggNog:ENOG503P21U), giving the protein MRVAIVAVGELARYFVEELLARGHDVVAVSRSRKPYLDALDGVEQRVAADYGARGLRDALADCDAAVCTLRGGVPRFPAIHAAVLEACRRSATCKRLIPSAWAGNLEEFPDEPLDWADELVPVLDALRGQTDVSWSAVCPGWYADYILPAGQRHLGDIGGMWPQDHGQKTFTLYGKGGQLVNLTSARDAARATVALLEHDRHSWEDFTYVSGAQMSWRQLADFVKGMDPAYTFRRKSLAQSVRQYAAAVDESPESRSVAVFELWGHSEALHFPWDKVERHRDKYFKGLKFRDLSELAREARADPAMVV; this is encoded by the coding sequence ATGAgagtcgccatcgtcgccgtcggcgagctggcgcgctACTTtgtggaggagctgctggcccgcggccacgacgtcgtcgccgtgtcgcGCAGCCGCAAGCCGTACCTCGACgcgctggacggcgtcgagcagcgcgtcgccgcagACTACGGCGCCCGGGGCCTCCGCGACGCGCTGGCCGActgcgacgcggccgtctgCACGCTGAGGGGCGGCGTCCCGCGGTTCCCGGCCAtacacgccgccgtcctcgaggcgtGCCGGCGCTCCGCCACCTGCAAGCGCCTCATCCCCTCGGCATGGGCCGGCAACCTCGAGGAGTTCCCCGACGAGCCGCTGGActgggccgacgagctcgtgcccgtcctcgacgccctgcgcgGCCAGACCGACGTCAGCTGGTCGGCCGTCTGCCCCGGGTGGTACGCCGACTACATCCTCCCCGCGGGCCAGCGGCACCTGGGCGACATTGGCGGCATGTGGCCGCAGGACCACGGGCAAAAGACGTTTACGCTgtacggcaagggcggccagctcgtcaaCCTGACCTCTGCGCGAGACGCGGCCCGCGCGaccgtggcgctgctggagcacGACCGGCACTCGTGGGAGGACTTTACGTACGTGTCCGGGGCGCAAATGTCCTGGAGGCAGCTCGCGGACTTTGTCAAGGGCATGGACCCGGCCTACACGTTTCGCCGCAAGTCGCTCGCCCAGAGCGTCAGGCAGTacgcggcggctgtcgaCGAGAGCCCGGAGAgccgctccgtcgccgtcttcgagctGTGGGGGCACAGCGAGGCGCTCCATTTCCCGTGGGACAAGGTGGAGAGGCACAGGGACAAGTATTTCAAGGGACTCAAGTTCAGGGACCTGTCGGAGCTCGCGAGGGAGGCCCGGGCAGACCCCGCCATGGTAGTGTAG
- a CDS encoding uncharacterized protein (TransMembrane:12 (i55-72o109-127i139-162o168-188i200-220o232-251i299-323o335-355i362-382o394-414i426-446o458-480i)~EggNog:ENOG503NXNX~COG:G) — MAAGKDTEADAAAGPGADTTSSSSSSSGKDDAMAMVGEQRHAIDPAVAARAVRKIDWFLIPAMIVGYGLVYYDKAILGSAVLFGMTRDLELSVVVDASTRPPTTDTRRLSWATSLFYFGMLAGLYPMTFALQRFDMGRVLGAVVVAWAAVCMLTAAVTTWRGLFAQRFFLGFVESIIPTGFMCIVAGYYTQAEQSLRQSWWFSSTGLFTIVGGALNYGFAQVDGGGLRPWQYIYLFAGALTFVFGCLCFAVPNSPVSAWFLSDEERFAAVERLRHGQTGVRCTRLKPSQLREAALDAKVWLVALMMASAYTVNGAVSGFGPLIVSTFGWSTLASILFQFPLGALCFLVILATGYLGSRFDNIRILMLILTCLPVIAGCALIWKSDWTYHAAAPVVGYSLTGFFGGTVSLIITIGMSNVAGHTKKSFMAATIFVAYCVGNIVGPQLIFSQTKDRHYPALWLGLIICYVICIASAVALYLVLRSANKRKMALPEDESERAKLAFQDLTDKENPYFRYVY; from the exons ATGGCCGCGGGCAAGGACACAgaggcagacgccgccgccggccccggcgcggacaccacgtcgtcgtcgtcgtcgtcgtcgggcaaggatgatgccatggccatggtcggcgagcagcggcacgccATCGacccggcggtggcggcgcgggccgtgAGGAAGATTGACTGGTTCTTGATTCCGGCCATGATTGTCGGGT ACGGCCTCGTCTACTACGACAAGGCCATCCTGGGCTCCGCCGTGCTGTTCGGCATGACGAGGGACCTCGAgctctccgtcgtcgtcgacgcgtcgacgcggccgccgacgacggacacGCGGCGGCTCAGCTGGGCCACGTCGCTCTTCTACTTTGGCATGCTCGCCGGCCTGTACCCCATGACGTTTGCGCTGCAGCGCTTCGACATgggccgcgtcctcggcgccgtcgtcgtcgcctgggccgccgtctgcatgctcaccgccgccgtgacgaCGTGGCGGGGCCTGTTCGCCCagcgcttcttcctcggcttcgtcgagagCATCATCCCCACGGGCTTCATGTGCATCGTCGCGGGCTACTACACCCAGGCGGAGCAGTCGCTGCGCCAGAGCTGGTGGTTCAGCAGCACCGGGCTCTtcaccatcgtcggcggcgcgctcaacTACGGCTTCGCccaggtcgacggcggcgggctccgGCCCTGGCAGTACATCTACCTCTTTGCCGGCGCCCTGACTTTCGTGTTTGGCTGCCTCTGCTTCGCCGTCCCCAactcgcccgtctcggccTGGTTCctgagcgacgaggagcgcttcgccgccgtggagCGGCTGCGCCACGGGCAGACGGGCGTGCGCTGCACCAGGCTCAAGCCCTCGCAGCtccgcgaggccgccctcgacgcaaAGGTGtggctcgtcgccctcatGATGGCGAGCGCATACACGGTCAACGGCGCCGTCAGCGGCTTCGGCCCCCTCATCGTCTCGACCTTTGGCTGGAGCACCCTCGCCTCCATCCTCTTCCAGTTCccgctcggcgccctctgcttcctcgtcatcctggCGACGGGCTACCTGGGGTCCCGCTTCGACAACATCCGCATCCTGATGCTCATCCtcacctgcctgcccgtcatcgccggctgCGCCCTCATCTGGAAGAGCGACTGGACctaccacgccgccgcccccgtcgtcggctaCTCCCTCACCggcttcttcggcggcaccgtcagcctcatcatcaccatcggcATGTCCAACGTCGCCGGCCACACCAAGAAGAgcttcatggccgccaccatcttcgTCGCCTACTGCGTCGGCAACATTGTCGGCCCGCAGCTCATCTTTTCGCAGACCAAGGACCGCCACTATCCGGCCCTCTGGCTCGGCCTCATCATCTG CTACGTCATCTGCATCGCATCGGCCGTCGCGCTCTATCTCGTGCTGCGGAGCGCCAACAAGCGGAAAATGGCGCTTCCCGAGGACGAGTCCGAGCGGGCAAAGCTGGCGTTTCAAGACCTGACCGACAAGGAGAATCCGTACTTTCGGTACGTTTACTGA
- a CDS encoding uncharacterized protein (EggNog:ENOG503P0G9~TransMembrane:1 (o12-32i)~COG:C), whose amino-acid sequence MLEKATLIAELIGYSVVLIWGELAHALNAFLVRRRARWFGAAPAADRTRNIVIVGASFAGYHVARLVARTLPPKSPYRVVVVEPNSHFHFTWVLPRFCVVKGHEGKAFIPYGGYVAGAPDGAIWWVADRATGLTRQVVTVKGGQDIPYDVLVLATGSQVKEGLPSRVNCADRDEGMRRMRAMQDGIAAARTVVVVGGGAAGVELATDAKNLYPEKDITLVHSRGAVMHRFGEALQVAAQEGLAKLGVEVILQDRVVAEDAVGKTVTLQSGRTMPCDFFASLPPTPPSW is encoded by the coding sequence ATGCTTGAAAAGGCGACGCTCATCGCCGAGCTCATCGGCTACAGCGTCGTCTTGATATGGGGTGAACTCGCCCATGCGCTCAACGCgttcctcgtccgccgccgcgcccgctggttcggcgccgcgcccgccgccgaccgcacGCGAaacatcgtcatcgtcggcgcctccttcgccggctaccacgtcgcccgcctcgtcgcgcgcacTCTGCCGCCCAAGAGCCCAtaccgcgtcgtcgtcgtcgagcccaaCAGCCACTTCCACTTCACCTGGGTGCTGCCGCGGTTCTGCGTCGTCAAGGGCCACGAGGGCAAGGCCTTTATCCCGTACGGAGGCTACGTCGCCGGGGCGCCCGACGGTGCGATCTGGTGGGTGGCGGACCGGGCGACGGGACTCACACGTCAGGTCGTCACTGTCAAGGGCGGCCAGGATATCCCCTACGACGTGCTGGTCCTTGCGACGGGGTCGCAGGTCAAGGAGGGACTGCCCTCGCGCGTCAACTGCGCGGACAGGGACGAGGGGATGCGGCGCATGCGGGCGATGCaggacggcatcgccgcggcgcggaccgtcgtcgtcgtgggcgggggagcggccggcgtcgagctcgccaccgacgccaaGAACCTCTATCCCGAGAAGGACATCACGCTGGTGCACTCGAGGGGCGCCGTGATGCACCGGTTcggcgaggccctgcagGTCGCTGCGCAGGAGGGCCTCGCGAagctgggcgtcgaggtcatACTCCaggaccgcgtcgtcgccgaggacgccgtcggcAAGACGGTCACCTTGCAGTCTGGACGCACGATGCCTTGCGACTTTTTTGCAAGTCTTCCCCCTACTCCCCCCTCCTGGTGA
- a CDS encoding uncharacterized protein (COG:H~EggNog:ENOG503NX6Z), with product MAATAAKSSFVPLPVSLAATIARYHIAPEAGPDGDDDAHMAVELAQAAHRVRLVNLWRIPPGSRVLEIGCGQGTLTAVLAEAVGPEGRVDAVDPGSPDYGAPWTLGQAQARLSASPVGGRIAWHNAEPGAFLAAAADRDDGDGPPASWDVVVLGHCIWYFASPDTLSAMLAALRGRAATLLVAEYALTAADKAAVPHVLASMARAFLEAHNEASEANIRCLASPQGITEAARAAGWRLDGEDTVVPDEALQDGSWEAGSVKSAAFLDEIAAHVREAPVQALLRSSRDAVIGAMAALGGGSKVRTMDVWVARFN from the coding sequence ATGGCGGCCACAGCAGCAAAGTCGTCCTttgtccccctccccgtatcgttggcggcgaccaTCGCGCGGTACCACATCGCCCCCGAGGCaggccccgacggcgacgatgacgcacacatggccgtcgagctcgcgcaggcggcgcaccGCGTCCGGCTCGTCAATCTCTGGCGCATCCCGCCCGGCagccgcgtcctcgagatTGGATGCGGCCAGGGCACCTTGAcggccgtgctcgccgaggccgtgggGCCCGAggggcgcgtcgacgccgtggacccGGGCAGCCCGGACTACGGCGCGCCCTGGACGCTCGGCCAGGCGCAGGCACggctctcggcctcgcccgtcggcgggcgcatCGCGTGGCACAACGCCGAGCCGGGCGCgttcctggcggcggcggcagaccgggacgacggcgacgggccgccaGCGTCATGGGACGTGGTCGTGCTGGGCCACTGCATCTGGTACTTTGCCTCGCCCGACACGCTGTccgccatgctcgccgcgctcaggggccgggcggcgaccctcctcgtcgccgagtacgccctcacggcggcggacaaggcggcggtgccgcacgtgctggcgtcgatggcgcgggcgttTCTCGAGGCGCACAACGAGGCCAGCGAGGCCAACATCCGGtgcctcgccagcccgcAGGGCATcaccgaggcggcgcgggctgccggctggcgcctcgacggcgaggacacGGTGGTCCCGGACGAGGCCCTTCAGGACGGCTCGTGGGAGGCGGGCTCCGTCAAGAGCGCGGCCTTTCTCGACGAGATTGCCGCTCACGTCCGCGAGGCGCCcgtgcaggcgctgctgcggtcgtcgagggacgccgtcatcggtgccatggcggcgctgggtgGTGGGAGCAAGGTGCGGACAATGGACGTCTGGGTGGCGCGGTTCAATTGA
- a CDS encoding uncharacterized protein (EggNog:ENOG503PA60), whose protein sequence is MARSSNGTDRHDDADGEQAGDKHQTGHQEPSAKRAKIEEQPSHERDGSDRGDADTKEAQQQSGKTRPAAPESGSGDAERPGEEPNVPSSILEKGIIYFFVRGRVNVDEPHKVDDIARTYILLRPVATDAKLGSGPLGDAGTTRVLALPKKQLPRSGRERFMVFVDMAGASYDDIKNGFLASGEYETKTAGTRHTPAATPVGEGVYAITTTGRESHLAYMTTLPKELGEVQKKLGIKVQGSFIISTKNPEYPGPANARLPKGPEFPEKVQQEFRSLRWLPSQPDHLDYVNAQVLLVGESSGIDKALEPQKEDKHSGAEEPAEALEHLEDEDLNRMSGLASGQSASIFADLHARAKDYPALQTTF, encoded by the exons ATGGCGCGATCAAGCAACGGAACGGATCGGCACGATGATGCGGATGGCGAGCAGGCTGGCGATAAGCATCAAACGGGACACCAAGAGCCAAGCGCCAAGCGGGCCAAGATTGAAGAGCAGCCAAGTCACGAGAGAGACGGCTCCGACCGCGGGGACGCTGATACCAAGGAGGCGCAACAGCAGAGCGGCAAGACACGCCCGGCAGCGCCCGAGTCTGGTTCGGGTGACGCTGAGCGCCCGGGAGAGGAGCCCAATGTGCCCTCGAGCATCCTCGAGAAGGGCATCATTTACTTTTTCGTCCGTGGCCGCGTCAACGTCGACGAACCGCACAAAGTGGACGACATTGCACGCACCTACATCCTCCTGCGGCCAGTGGCCACCGATGCCAAGCTGGGCAGCGGCCCCCTAGGCGACGCCGGAACCACGCGCGTCTTGGCCTTGCCCAAGAAGCAGCTGCCCCGGAGCGGGCGCGAGCGCTTCATGGTCTTTGtcgacatggcgggcgcctcgtACGACGATATCAAGAACGGCTTCCTGGCCTCGGGCGAGTACGAGACCAAGACGGCCGGGACGCGGCacacgccggcggcaacacccgtcggcgagggcgtaTACGCCATTACCACGACGGGGAGGGAAAGCCACCTGGCGTACatgacgacgctgcccaaggagctgggcgaggtgCAGAAGAAGCTGGGTATCAAGGTACAAGGGAGCTtcatcatcagcaccaaGAACCCCGAGTACCCGGGCCCTGCGAACGCGCGGCTTCCAAAGGGGCCCGAGTTTCCCGAGAA GGTGCAACAAGAGTTTCGCTCCTTGCGCTggctgccgtcgcagccTGACCACCTGGACTATGTCAACGCCCAGGTGCTGCTTGTCGGCGAGTCTTCTGGGATAGACAAAGCGTTGGAGCCGCAAAAGGAAGACAAGCACAGTGGCGCAGAGGAGCCGGCAGAGGCCCTCGAGCATCTAGAGGACGAGGATCTGAACAGGATGAGCGGACTGGCGAGCGGGCAGTCGGCGTCTATTTTTGCCGACCTGCACGCCCGGGCCAAGGACTATCCGGCGCTTCAGACGACGTTTTGA